CGGGACCCGGTGTCTCGGCAGGGCCCGCCCCCGGTCCGAGCGTCTCGCCGAGCCACTCCACGATGCGGCGCGCGGTCTCGGCGGAGTACAGCACCAGGATGTGGTCGACGCCCGGCACCTCGCTCATGCGCACGCCGGTGCCGTGGTCCACGTCGCCGTAGGTCTTGTCGGCCACCAGCTGCTCGAGCCCTGCCAGCTTGGCCGCGAGCTCGCGCGCCGCCTTGCGCAGCCCGGGCGGATCGTTCGCGGCCCAGATCAAGAGCGTGTTCGGCGGCGTGTACGGCCCGCGCGCAGCGCCTGCGCCCGAGAGCGCGATCACCGCCGCGACGCCCGGGTCGTGCTGCGCGTGACTCAGCACGGCGAACGCGCCCATCGAGTGACCCGCCAGCGCGATGCGCTGCCCGTCGAAGCGCGGCTGGCTGCGCGCGTAGAGCAGCGCCGCGTCGATGTCCTGGCGCAGCTGGATGCCGTCGCCCCCGACCTCGAACGGGTTCTGGTTCTCGCCGTGGCCGCGGAAGTCGATGGCCACCACCGCGTAGCCCGCCTTCGCGATGCGGCGCGCCAGGGCGCTGGTCATCGCGGTATCGCCCGAGAAGCCATGACACAGAATCACGACGGGCACGGGCGGATCGAACGCTGGAGTCTGTCCGAACTCGAGCGGAGGCGAGGGCTCCCAGACCACCGCGGGCACGCCGCCCGGCAGCGTCAGGCTCGAGCGCGCAATGTCGTTCGACGCGCGGTTCAGGCCGACGAGTGACACCGCCAGCGCCACCCCCGCGAGCGCGTAGACGAACTTCGCGAGCACGGCGGGCATGCTAGCATGAGGTATGCGCGTGGCCGAGATCGACACACCCGCGCTCGTCGTGGATCTCGAGCGCATGGAGCGCAACATCGCGGCCATGGCGCGCTTCTTCGCCGACAAGCCCGCCAAGCTCCGGCCGCACTGGAAGACCCCGAAGTGCGCCGAGGTCGCGCGGCGCCAGCTGGCCGCGGGCGCGATCGGAGTCACCTGCGCCAAGCTGGGTGAGGCCGAGGCCCTCACGGCCGCGGGCGTGCGCACGAGCGTGTTGATCGCCAACCAGATCGTGGGAGACACCAAGCTCGCGCGGCTGCTCGCGCTGGCGCGCAGCGTGCCCGAGCTGATCGTGGCCGTCGACAGCGCGGCGCAGGTCGACGCGCTCGACCGCGCGCTGCGCACCGCCTCCGCGCCCGCGCCCGCGCTCGGCGCGCTGATCGAGGTCGACACCGGCATGCACCGCTGCGGCACCGACACGCCCGAGGAGACGGTCGCGCTGGCGCGCCGGCTCGCGTCGGGGCGCTGCGCGTACCGGGGAGTCATGGGCTACGAGGGCCACGCGGTGCTGGTGCCCGATGCGGCCAAGCGCAAGGAGCTGGCCGAGGCCGCCGCCGCCGCGCTCACCGCCCACGTGGCGGCGCTGCGCGCCGCGGGGCTCGCGCCCCAGATCGTGTCTTCCGGCGGCACGGGCACCTTCGACTTCACCGGCTGCGTGCCGGGAGTCACCGAGATCCAGGCCGGCAGCTACGTGTTCATGGACGGCCGCTACCGCGAGGTGCGCAGCGACTTCGAGACCGCGCTCACCCTGCACACCACGGTGCTGCACCGGCGCGGGCGGCTTCTGGTGACCGATGCGGGCGTGAAGTCGCTCTCCAACGACTTCGGCCCGCCCGTCGCGTTCGACCTGGGCGCGCGCGTGGTCGGCCTGTCCGAGGAGCACGGGCACGTGCTGTGCGACGAAGGCGTCGAGCTCGAGCCGGGCCAGCGGCTGCGGATCCTGCCGAGTCACGGAGACACGACCATCAACCTGCACGAGCGCTTCTACGCGGCGCGCGGTGACTCGGTGGAAGAGATCTGGCCGATCGTGGGCCGCGGGCGCTTCGTCTAGTGCCCAGGCTGGTCGTGACCGGCGCGAACGGGGCGCTCGGCCGCGTGTTGCTGGAGCGCGCGCTGGCGCGCCCGGGCGTCGAGATCACGGCGCTGGTGCGCTCGGAGCGCGCCGCGGCTCAGCTCGCGGGCCTCGACCCGCGCGTGCGCGTGGCGCGCGTGGCCTGGAGCGATGCAGCCGCGCTGCGCTCGGCCTGCGCCGGCGCGGCCGCAGTGACTCACCTGGCCGGCATCCTGATCCCGACCCGCAGCGAGGGCTACGAGGCGGCGAACGTGGACACCACGCGCGCGATCGTCGCGGCCGCGGCGGAAGGCGGCGTGCAGAAGCTCGTGGTCGTGTCCGCGGTCGGCGCGGACGCGCGCTCGGCCAACTCGTACTACCGCAGCAAGGGCCGCGCCGAGGACCTGGCGCGCGCCGCCGGCATTCCCTTCACGATCGTGCGCAGCCCGCTCCTCCTGGCCTGTGACAGCATCGGCTCGCACGTGCTGGCGCGCGAGGCGCGCGCGCCGTTCGTGCCGCTGCTCGCGGGCGGCGCCAACCTCGAGCAGCCGGCCGACGCGCGCGACGTGGCGGAGGCCGTGCTGAACGCCGCGCTCGAGCCCGACTGCGCGCGCGGCGCGGCGCTCGACCTGGTGGGCCCCGAGTCACTCCCGCGGCGCGAGCTGATCGCGCGCTGCGCGCGCCTGCGCGGCCGCAGCCCGCTGCTCGTGCCGGTGCCGGTCGCGCCGGTGCGCGCCGCGCTCGGCCTGCGCGAGAAGCTGCTCGGTCCGGGCTTCTCGCCCGAGGTGCTCGACGTGATCCTCGACGACGTGCGGCTCGACCCGGCGCCCGCCGCGCTGGCGCTGGGCATCGCGCTGCGCGCGCTCGACGAGACACTCGAGCGCACGCTCGAGCTCGAGGCCGCGGCGTGAGCGACTCGGCCGCCGTCCGGCGCCCACGTGCCCCGCTGTGGCAGAAGGCCCTGCCCTGGGCGATCACCGCGGTGTGTTTCTACTTCATGTGGCGGCGCATCGCGGGCACGGCCGCGCGCAACGGGCAGGACGTATCGGCCTACATGCGTCAGGTGCTGGACGCGGTGAGCTGGGGGCCGTGGCTGGCGCTCATGATTCCCTACTCACTCTTGTATCTCGTGATCGACACCGCGGTGGTCTGGCGCGCGATCAACTGGTTCAACACCCCGGTGCGCTACCGCGAGGTGCTGCCGATCCGCGCCTCTGCCTACATCATCTCGATCCTGAACGAGCAGGTCGGCAAGGGCGCGATCGCGCTCTACATGAACCGCCGCCACGGCATCCCGGGCTGGGAGATCGGCTCGAGCATGCTGTTCATCATGGTGTGCGAGATCTATTCGCTCCTGGCCTGGGCGACGTTCGGCTGGTTCATGGCCCGAGACGCGCTGCCGCGCGAGTTCGACCTGATCCCGTGGCTGGCCCTCGCCGGGGCGATCGCGTTCGCGGCGATGACGGCGTTCTTCGCGGGCAAGCTCCGCGTCGGCGCGGCGCTGCGCGACCGCGCGATCTTCCGCGCCTTCCGGCAGGCGTCGCCCTGGCATTACCTGGGGATCGTGGCGATCCGCGCGCCCTCGATCCTGATCGCGGTCGGGGTCTACACCGCGGCGGCTCACCTGTTCGGGATCGAAGTGAGCTTGCGCCAGATGCTGGGCTACGTGCCGGTGGTCTTCTTCGGGGCTGCGTTCCCGACGCCGATGCGCGCGGTCGCGATCACCCTCTGGGTCCACCTGTTCTCGAGTCATGCGGGCGAGGCCTCGATCTTCGGCTTCGTGCAGCACAACTTCTTCGTGTTCTTCAACGCGGCGATCGGTCTGTGCTTCCTGCGCCGTGCCTACCGCGAGCTGTTCGACAGCGAGGCGAGCCCGATGACTCCCTCGCGCCAGGTCCCGCCGACCTGAGCCGGGGGCGTTCCGTGCGCGGTCCAGGTCAGACCGGGATGACCGCACAGCGCGAGCCCGGCCAGACCCGCCACGGCGGCCTGCAGCTCGTCGTGAGTCGGCGCGCCGCGGAAGCGCAGCCCGCACTGCCGGCGCAGGAACTCCGCCGCGCCGGCGAGCTGGGCCGGCGAGCTGCGCCGCTTGCCGGGCAAGGGCCGCCGGCCGAGCGCACGCCAGCTCGCGGTCGGAAACACCTCGAGCGCGGCGCGGGCGCACGGCCGAGCCGGATCGAAGCGCGGAAGCCCGCGCCGCGCGAGTGAGTCGAAGAGCGCGATCGACAGCAGAGTGAAGCGGCGCTGCGTGCCGGGCAGCACCCGGCCCGGCGGGCCGGTCTTCGCCTGCGTGGCGAGCTCGCGCTCGCAGCGGCGCTGGTGCACGAGCCCGTTCGCCTCGTCCTTCCAGGCCTGCGGCCCGTCGATCACCACGAAGCGCGCGCCGCACGAGTCGGACAGCGCAGCCAGCCAGTCCGCCAGACGCTCGGCCTCGGGCACGCGCCCCAGCTCGACGGACAGCCCGCGCACCCACTCACAGCGCACGAACGGCGGGGCGCTGCCGAGCACCGCCACGCCGACGTCGTCGCTGCGGCGCGCGGCCAGGTCGACGGAAACGACGGAGCTCAGGCTCCCGACATCATCACGATGCCCTCGAGGAACTCCGAGAAGCTGTTCGTGAGGTTCGAGACCGCCGAGACACTCGCCGACTTGGCGGAGACCGAGCACACCGGCGCTCCGTCTTCCTTGCGCAGGTCGAACACGTACAGCTCGTCGCCGCCGTCGCTGGCGAAGGCGAAGAAGCCTGGCAGGCTCTGCTCGAGGCGGTGCGCGGCGTTCTCGGACAGCACGCTCTCGAGCCGGAAGAACTCGATGTAGCCCGTGTCGTACGGGATCTTCCCGCGCGCGCGGTCACACGCTTCGACGAACCGCATGTAGGTGCGCGGAAGGTTCGGAGGGGCGTGTTCTGAAAACTGCTTCAGCTGAGTGGGGTCCGGCGCGGGGTCTCGGAGAAGTCTGAATCTCGGATTGCGAAGCAGTTTTTGAACGTCCATCCGACCTCCTCTCGATGCGAGCCGATTATACGCCTGCGCCGCGGAACATGAAGTAGAGCGCGCCCAGCATGCACAGCCCCGCCCACAGGAAGTCGAGCCGCACGGGCGCTTGCATGTAGAGCACCGAGAAGGGCACGAACACCGCGAGCGTGATGACCTCTTGCAGGATCTTCAGCTGCGGCAACGAGAGTGCCGTGTAACCGATCCGGTTGGCGGGGACCTGCAACAGATATTCGAACAGCGCGATCGACCAGCTCGCCAGCGCCGCGAGCCACCACGGCCGGCCCGCGAGATTCCGCAGGTGCGCATACCAGGCAAAGGTCATGAACAGGTTCGAGAGGATCAGGAGACCGGTCGTCGACAGCAGCGTTCCGATCATCGCGCGAGATTAGCGGCGCGCAGACCGGCGGGGAGATCGGCCGGGGCGCAGGGCTGCCAGGGGCCGTCGAGCTTCGGGCTCGACTCCCAGGCGCCGCCCGCCCGGCGGAAGAAGCGGCCATCGAGCCACCAGGTGTCTGGCTTTTCGCGCACCGCGTAGGTGCCGCGCGCGGCGTCG
This window of the Myxococcota bacterium genome carries:
- a CDS encoding alpha/beta fold hydrolase, producing the protein MPAVLAKFVYALAGVALAVSLVGLNRASNDIARSSLTLPGGVPAVVWEPSPPLEFGQTPAFDPPVPVVILCHGFSGDTAMTSALARRIAKAGYAVVAIDFRGHGENQNPFEVGGDGIQLRQDIDAALLYARSQPRFDGQRIALAGHSMGAFAVLSHAQHDPGVAAVIALSGAGAARGPYTPPNTLLIWAANDPPGLRKAARELAAKLAGLEQLVADKTYGDVDHGTGVRMSEVPGVDHILVLYSAETARRIVEWLGETLGPGAGPAETPGPDPRFPWIGLGLGALVVLAFGLPRALAPLAPRMGLAPVSRPLTHLVLLLLALAAAVAIQAGADAVTTRGAFGFVPLEAGRQLFEFFALAGVILLALGARRRAATADGLSDPRTWLTAGALFLAVYAVVGTLVLPLWNLFPATHRLVWALVVSGLMLPYFAASEWLLRGAGVTGLWLPAVGKLLTLLVVGAACVSGLLPFVIVLGLGSIALFFALFELIAIRISRCMPGPWIAALFQAAFTGFTFSAIFPFTGK
- a CDS encoding DSD1 family PLP-dependent enzyme, which encodes MRVAEIDTPALVVDLERMERNIAAMARFFADKPAKLRPHWKTPKCAEVARRQLAAGAIGVTCAKLGEAEALTAAGVRTSVLIANQIVGDTKLARLLALARSVPELIVAVDSAAQVDALDRALRTASAPAPALGALIEVDTGMHRCGTDTPEETVALARRLASGRCAYRGVMGYEGHAVLVPDAAKRKELAEAAAAALTAHVAALRAAGLAPQIVSSGGTGTFDFTGCVPGVTEIQAGSYVFMDGRYREVRSDFETALTLHTTVLHRRGRLLVTDAGVKSLSNDFGPPVAFDLGARVVGLSEEHGHVLCDEGVELEPGQRLRILPSHGDTTINLHERFYAARGDSVEEIWPIVGRGRFV
- a CDS encoding NAD(P)H-binding protein, coding for MPRLVVTGANGALGRVLLERALARPGVEITALVRSERAAAQLAGLDPRVRVARVAWSDAAALRSACAGAAAVTHLAGILIPTRSEGYEAANVDTTRAIVAAAAEGGVQKLVVVSAVGADARSANSYYRSKGRAEDLARAAGIPFTIVRSPLLLACDSIGSHVLAREARAPFVPLLAGGANLEQPADARDVAEAVLNAALEPDCARGAALDLVGPESLPRRELIARCARLRGRSPLLVPVPVAPVRAALGLREKLLGPGFSPEVLDVILDDVRLDPAPAALALGIALRALDETLERTLELEAAA
- a CDS encoding DUF429 domain-containing protein codes for the protein MAVLGSAPPFVRCEWVRGLSVELGRVPEAERLADWLAALSDSCGARFVVIDGPQAWKDEANGLVHQRRCERELATQAKTGPPGRVLPGTQRRFTLLSIALFDSLARRGLPRFDPARPCARAALEVFPTASWRALGRRPLPGKRRSSPAQLAGAAEFLRRQCGLRFRGAPTHDELQAAVAGLAGLALCGHPGLTWTAHGTPPAQVGGTWREGVIGLASLSNSSR
- a CDS encoding SMI1/KNR4 family protein, which translates into the protein MDVQKLLRNPRFRLLRDPAPDPTQLKQFSEHAPPNLPRTYMRFVEACDRARGKIPYDTGYIEFFRLESVLSENAAHRLEQSLPGFFAFASDGGDELYVFDLRKEDGAPVCSVSAKSASVSAVSNLTNSFSEFLEGIVMMSGA
- a CDS encoding DMT family protein — protein: MIGTLLSTTGLLILSNLFMTFAWYAHLRNLAGRPWWLAALASWSIALFEYLLQVPANRIGYTALSLPQLKILQEVITLAVFVPFSVLYMQAPVRLDFLWAGLCMLGALYFMFRGAGV